A single genomic interval of Roseomonas aeriglobus harbors:
- a CDS encoding CoA transferase subunit A — MSLSEAISVFVEDGMTVALEGFTHLIPYAAGHEIIRQGRRKLSLVRMTPDILYDQMIGAGCARKLTFSWGGNPGVGSLHRFRDAVERGWPAPLEIEEHAHAGMAAAYAAGAARMPFGLCRGYLGTDLMSVNPNIRLVTCPFTGEAIPAVPAINPDVAIIHAQRADRQGNVLIAGIVGVQKEVAMASRHVIVTVEEIVDDLGDTMNRTVLPHWILSAVCLVPGGARPSYAHGYYARDNAAYLAWDAVAADRGRFIAWLGETISTEAAARLEALT; from the coding sequence ATGTCATTATCTGAGGCCATTTCAGTCTTTGTCGAAGACGGCATGACTGTAGCGCTGGAAGGCTTCACCCACCTCATTCCATACGCCGCTGGTCATGAGATCATCCGGCAAGGCCGGCGTAAGCTGTCGCTGGTGCGGATGACGCCGGATATCCTTTACGACCAGATGATCGGCGCTGGGTGCGCGCGCAAGCTGACCTTCTCCTGGGGCGGCAATCCCGGCGTGGGGTCGCTGCACCGCTTCCGCGACGCCGTCGAGCGGGGATGGCCGGCGCCGCTCGAGATCGAGGAACATGCCCATGCCGGCATGGCGGCGGCCTATGCGGCGGGCGCGGCGCGGATGCCGTTCGGCCTGTGCCGCGGCTATCTCGGCACCGACCTGATGTCGGTCAATCCCAACATCCGGCTCGTCACCTGCCCCTTCACTGGCGAGGCGATTCCCGCCGTCCCCGCGATCAACCCCGACGTGGCGATCATCCATGCGCAGCGGGCAGACCGGCAGGGCAACGTCCTCATCGCCGGCATCGTTGGCGTGCAGAAGGAAGTGGCGATGGCGAGCCGCCACGTGATCGTGACCGTCGAGGAGATTGTCGACGATCTTGGCGACACGATGAACCGGACGGTGCTGCCTCACTGGATCCTCTCGGCGGTCTGCTTGGTGCCGGGCGGCGCGCGGCCGTCCTACGCCCATGGCTATTATGCTCGCGACAATGCCGCTTACCTGGCCTGGGATGCGGTGGCGGCGGACCGCGGACGCTTCATCGCCTGGCTCGGCGAAACGATCTCAACCGAAGCTGCGGCGAGGCTGGAGGCGCTGACATGA
- a CDS encoding LysR family transcriptional regulator, translated as MEFRQLRYFLAVAEEANLTAASRRLHVSQPPITRQIRQLEQELGVTLFLRSSKGVTLTSAGASFLAEARRLVTLSQNAIERCRAADRGEIGHLDVGYFGSTIHTVVPTSIRRFMERYPEVAVRIHRAGKAEQIARLRDGRLGIGFARFFPLEPDLASVRLADEPLWLAEAVNKQVAKDPTPCPIADLDGRPIILFPQGDRPSFADHVLALLSSNDVSPSDITMAEDVFVALAMTMVSGALCVVPESVARLQWPELSFRPIGAAEASAPVSCLFLKAQRSPVVDAFLACIEDGSILDRYGTSA; from the coding sequence ATGGAATTCCGCCAACTCCGCTATTTCCTAGCAGTCGCAGAAGAGGCAAATCTTACGGCAGCATCACGCCGCCTCCACGTCTCCCAGCCGCCGATCACCCGGCAGATCAGACAACTCGAGCAAGAGCTCGGCGTCACCCTATTCCTTCGGTCTTCCAAGGGGGTGACGCTGACTTCGGCGGGTGCAAGTTTTCTCGCCGAGGCGCGGCGTTTGGTCACCTTGTCCCAAAATGCGATCGAGCGATGTCGTGCGGCAGATCGAGGCGAGATCGGACATCTCGACGTCGGTTACTTCGGCTCAACAATTCATACGGTCGTGCCGACGAGTATCCGCCGATTCATGGAACGTTACCCCGAGGTTGCTGTACGCATTCACCGTGCCGGGAAAGCCGAGCAGATTGCTCGGCTGCGCGATGGTCGGCTGGGAATCGGCTTTGCAAGGTTCTTTCCTCTTGAGCCCGATTTAGCGTCGGTGCGGTTAGCCGACGAACCATTGTGGCTGGCTGAGGCGGTCAACAAGCAAGTAGCAAAAGACCCCACGCCCTGTCCGATTGCTGACTTAGACGGACGCCCTATTATTCTCTTTCCTCAGGGCGATCGTCCGAGCTTTGCAGACCATGTCCTTGCCTTGCTGAGCAGCAACGACGTGTCGCCATCCGACATCACAATGGCAGAAGATGTATTCGTTGCGTTGGCCATGACCATGGTGAGCGGTGCCCTTTGTGTAGTGCCCGAGTCCGTTGCTCGGCTCCAATGGCCCGAGTTGTCCTTTCGACCGATCGGGGCGGCAGAAGCGTCCGCCCCAGTCAGTTGCCTCTTCCTAAAGGCACAGCGTTCGCCGGTCGTAGACGCATTTCTCGCGTGCATAGAGGATGGATCGATACTCGATCGGTATGGCACGAGCGCATAA
- a CDS encoding helix-turn-helix transcriptional regulator: MIRLVNGTRYQVRGNMNAMAYNAECGSFAVKLPNRDIILVEEGGHCSLPKGTDHEIYVAGHRLCRVQRLEAPFVPASVSNDSGSLVFATSIAASTNPLPDIVPEVVTLTRQEMTSGHRLDLVFGMLRQHAACEGEDRSQISNRLAEIAAIILIEHVLREFKAEGLNAAAGMSDPHIRRVLQAIHESPQEEWSLEGLARHGGLSRSVLAERFKATVGQPPIDYLTRVRMARATRLLETAELSVADVAFRVGYQSDASFHKAFRRMMGVSPSSYRRARLR, translated from the coding sequence TTGATCCGGCTGGTCAATGGCACCCGGTACCAGGTGCGCGGCAATATGAACGCGATGGCCTACAACGCCGAGTGCGGCAGCTTTGCCGTCAAGCTTCCGAACCGCGATATCATCCTTGTCGAGGAGGGCGGCCATTGTAGCCTGCCGAAGGGAACCGATCACGAAATCTATGTCGCCGGTCATCGGCTCTGTCGTGTGCAGCGCCTCGAGGCGCCATTTGTGCCGGCATCGGTTTCGAATGACAGCGGCAGCCTCGTCTTTGCGACCAGCATCGCGGCGTCGACCAATCCGCTTCCGGACATTGTTCCCGAGGTGGTAACATTGACGCGGCAGGAAATGACCAGCGGACATCGTCTCGATCTGGTCTTTGGAATGCTGCGCCAGCATGCCGCCTGCGAGGGCGAAGATCGCAGCCAGATTTCAAATCGGCTCGCCGAAATTGCCGCAATCATTCTCATCGAGCACGTACTGCGCGAGTTTAAGGCCGAGGGTCTCAACGCTGCTGCCGGAATGTCGGACCCGCATATCCGTCGCGTGCTCCAGGCGATTCACGAAAGCCCGCAGGAGGAGTGGTCGCTCGAAGGTCTTGCCCGACATGGCGGCCTCTCGCGCTCGGTCCTTGCCGAACGTTTCAAGGCAACGGTCGGTCAGCCTCCGATCGACTATCTAACCCGCGTGCGGATGGCGCGAGCGACCAGACTGCTCGAGACTGCGGAACTGTCTGTCGCCGATGTCGCCTTTCGCGTCGGCTATCAATCCGACGCCTCCTTTCACAAGGCGTTCCGACGCATGATGGGCGTTAGCCCGAGTTCGTATCGGCGGGCGCGACTGCGCTAG
- a CDS encoding CoA-transferase subunit beta, whose translation MSDQAYTPDEMMVVEAARHLSSDDVCFVGIGLPSTAANLARLLHAPGIKLIYESGTIETRPSVLPLSIGDGELAETARAVVSVPEIFGYWLQGGRVTVGFLGAAQVDRFGNLNTTVIGAYDSPKVRLPGAGGAPEIAACAGETFIMIRQSMRALVNKLDFISSPGHLDGGNARARLGLKGKGPTRLITDLGVMEPHPETRAFELTALYPGVTVDQVRAATGWPLQVRAELSTRNAPSAEELSALRDLKARTDAAHQGAA comes from the coding sequence ATGAGCGACCAGGCCTACACGCCCGACGAGATGATGGTGGTCGAGGCCGCGCGCCATCTCTCGAGCGATGATGTGTGCTTCGTCGGGATCGGCCTGCCGTCGACAGCGGCAAACCTGGCGCGGCTGCTCCATGCGCCGGGGATCAAGCTCATCTACGAATCGGGGACGATCGAAACACGGCCATCGGTGCTTCCGCTCTCGATCGGTGATGGCGAGCTGGCGGAGACGGCGCGCGCGGTCGTCTCGGTGCCCGAGATTTTCGGCTACTGGCTGCAGGGCGGGCGGGTGACCGTCGGCTTCCTCGGCGCGGCGCAGGTCGACCGGTTCGGCAATCTCAACACCACCGTCATCGGGGCCTATGACAGCCCCAAGGTGCGGCTGCCGGGTGCGGGCGGCGCGCCTGAGATCGCTGCCTGCGCCGGCGAGACGTTCATCATGATCCGGCAATCGATGCGCGCGCTGGTAAACAAGCTCGACTTCATCTCGAGCCCCGGTCACCTCGACGGCGGCAACGCGCGCGCGCGGCTTGGACTCAAGGGCAAGGGTCCGACGCGCCTCATCACCGACCTGGGCGTGATGGAGCCGCATCCCGAGACCCGTGCGTTCGAACTGACCGCACTCTACCCCGGCGTTACGGTCGATCAGGTGCGGGCCGCGACGGGCTGGCCGCTCCAGGTCAGAGCAGAACTGAGCACGCGCAATGCGCCGTCTGCGGAGGAGTTGTCGGCGCTGCGCGATCTCAAGGCGCGCACCGATGCCGCGCACCAGGGAGCCGCATGA
- a CDS encoding TonB-dependent receptor: protein MTSASLALCALPSVVSAQTADEGQPTTTEIGAQEITTQDIVVTAQGRAQSLQRVPIAIAAVEGKTFQQRVILDLESLTPQLGSVTLAESPFQRTVAIRGLGSTGGNIGYEQSAPLFVDGVFGGRGGQFVLPFFDLSRIEVVKGPQAIFFGKNATAGAISIVSARPTSTFYASINSGYEVQNGGYIAEGIVSGPLSPALRARLSVHGSRKGDYLFDTSANRHVGGADEFGIRGGLEWDATSNLSFYLKGEYSKRNADRRFQLACAAPGATQVSFAGATVECIEDQRLSSGAINGPFAAAFPPGSDFDNSDAYNAVLVTDLMLGEHKLEATTGYSAFTSQNQDGLDRSAIGVATSSTGENFDQISQELRLLSPTGNLFEYVLGGLFIHARHRVNQTVAQALPILVGDYIHVDQSSDAYSAFGKLTWNITDKLRLSAGARFTHEKKNYASTVSRTLDPAQIAVLDVDHFPTNPLAAFPQDLRRSESSFDPSGTIEWNPARGLLIYASVARGTKAGGFEFFPRALAMPVSPSAIQYGEERALNFEGGFKATFAAGKGQLNGSIFYNKLTGLQNQVLNIAILGFEDYNAQRAHSAGFELEGFVNPVEQIKIGGNVAYLDAKYDRFEFPSRNVNYTGNRLPFAPEWSGNGYVDGKFDLSSNLVLNTHLQVNYTDRMSFDASNNPADNGRSYATVDLRVGFSLPTQKLEFAVSGRNILDKQNIRIFSNPTLLSLALPALNPRGVLLTEGRTVFLTVKKEF from the coding sequence TTGACGTCCGCCAGCTTAGCCCTGTGTGCTTTGCCGTCCGTTGTTTCGGCGCAGACCGCGGACGAAGGTCAGCCGACAACCACTGAAATCGGTGCGCAGGAGATCACAACTCAGGACATCGTCGTAACCGCGCAGGGTCGGGCCCAGTCGCTTCAGAGAGTGCCAATCGCGATTGCGGCAGTCGAGGGAAAGACATTTCAGCAACGTGTAATCCTCGACCTCGAGTCGCTCACGCCGCAACTCGGCAGTGTAACGCTAGCGGAGTCGCCGTTCCAAAGAACCGTAGCCATTCGCGGACTTGGCTCCACCGGCGGCAACATAGGCTATGAGCAATCAGCACCTCTCTTTGTTGACGGCGTCTTTGGGGGCCGTGGGGGCCAGTTTGTCCTGCCCTTTTTCGACCTATCGCGCATCGAGGTCGTGAAGGGACCACAGGCGATCTTCTTCGGCAAGAATGCAACCGCCGGAGCGATCAGTATCGTATCTGCACGACCAACAAGCACGTTCTACGCGAGCATCAACAGCGGCTACGAAGTCCAGAACGGCGGATACATCGCCGAGGGGATCGTTTCTGGGCCGCTCTCTCCAGCGCTTCGCGCACGATTGTCGGTTCATGGTTCACGCAAGGGCGACTATCTCTTCGACACCAGTGCCAACAGGCATGTCGGCGGCGCGGACGAGTTCGGTATCCGGGGCGGCCTTGAATGGGACGCGACGTCCAATCTGTCCTTCTACCTGAAAGGGGAATACTCCAAGCGCAACGCTGACCGGCGTTTCCAGCTCGCCTGCGCGGCGCCCGGAGCGACGCAGGTCAGCTTCGCAGGCGCGACAGTAGAATGCATCGAAGACCAGCGGCTCTCGTCGGGGGCCATCAACGGGCCGTTCGCCGCTGCATTCCCGCCCGGCTCCGACTTCGACAATAGCGATGCGTATAACGCCGTGTTGGTGACCGACCTGATGCTCGGCGAGCACAAACTGGAAGCGACGACGGGCTATTCAGCCTTCACCTCGCAAAACCAGGACGGCCTTGATCGCAGCGCGATCGGAGTCGCGACCTCCAGCACTGGCGAGAATTTCGATCAAATATCCCAGGAACTGAGGCTGCTGTCGCCGACTGGGAATTTGTTCGAATATGTTTTGGGTGGTCTTTTCATCCACGCCCGCCACCGCGTGAACCAGACTGTCGCCCAAGCTCTTCCGATCCTCGTTGGCGACTATATTCACGTCGACCAGTCGAGTGACGCCTATTCCGCGTTCGGCAAGCTCACCTGGAACATTACCGACAAGCTCCGCCTCTCTGCCGGGGCCCGCTTCACGCATGAGAAGAAGAACTATGCGTCGACAGTCTCACGCACACTTGATCCCGCCCAGATTGCCGTACTCGACGTCGACCATTTCCCGACCAATCCGCTCGCCGCTTTTCCGCAAGACCTGAGACGGTCCGAAAGCAGCTTCGATCCCTCTGGAACGATCGAATGGAACCCTGCCCGCGGTCTACTCATCTATGCCTCGGTTGCGCGGGGCACAAAGGCGGGGGGATTCGAATTCTTCCCTCGCGCTCTCGCCATGCCGGTGTCGCCCAGCGCCATTCAATATGGCGAGGAGCGTGCGCTCAACTTCGAGGGCGGCTTCAAGGCGACCTTCGCGGCCGGCAAAGGCCAGCTCAATGGCTCGATTTTCTACAACAAGCTGACCGGTCTTCAGAACCAGGTCCTCAACATCGCTATTCTCGGCTTCGAGGACTACAATGCTCAACGAGCCCATAGTGCTGGGTTCGAGCTCGAAGGTTTTGTCAACCCGGTCGAGCAGATCAAGATCGGCGGAAACGTCGCGTATCTCGATGCAAAATATGATCGGTTCGAGTTTCCGAGTCGCAACGTCAACTACACTGGAAATCGGCTACCCTTTGCCCCGGAATGGTCGGGCAATGGCTATGTCGACGGTAAGTTCGACCTGTCGTCGAACCTCGTTCTAAATACTCATCTCCAGGTCAATTACACCGATCGCATGTCGTTCGACGCATCGAATAACCCCGCTGACAATGGGCGCTCCTATGCGACCGTGGATCTGCGCGTCGGCTTCAGCCTGCCCACACAGAAGCTCGAGTTCGCCGTCAGCGGCCGCAATATCCTCGACAAGCAGAACATACGCATCTTCTCGAACCCCACATTGCTCAGTCTCGCGTTGCCCGCACTCAACCCCCGGGGCGTTCTCCTGACCGAAGGAAGGACCGTCTTCCTCACCGTGAAGAAGGAATTCTGA
- a CDS encoding glutathione S-transferase N-terminal domain-containing protein — translation MKSEGQTFTLFHGPGSCSLATWIALEESGLPYRIEIVDTRNGDTHAPAHLARNPWGRVPALDVGGTALTENVAIQLFLADLAPERQLLPLAGTMTRAVATAWLCLFSSTVHIAFRPIFRVERLASSLAGQSDVAATGLRTLADTFEKLDALLLDRPWVVGDRFTLCDSYLAVYVRWLDRPALASLAGRFGNLRRHAAEVWQRPSVASIIDREQSLRRGIET, via the coding sequence GTGAAGAGCGAAGGCCAAACGTTCACACTCTTTCACGGCCCCGGGTCCTGCTCGCTTGCGACATGGATTGCGCTGGAGGAGTCGGGCCTTCCCTACCGCATCGAGATTGTCGACACGCGGAACGGTGACACTCATGCTCCTGCACATCTGGCGCGCAACCCATGGGGGCGCGTGCCAGCGCTCGATGTCGGCGGAACGGCACTCACGGAAAACGTCGCGATCCAGCTCTTCTTGGCCGACCTGGCACCGGAACGGCAACTGCTGCCTCTGGCCGGAACGATGACGCGGGCAGTAGCAACCGCTTGGCTGTGTCTCTTCTCAAGCACGGTGCACATCGCATTTCGACCGATATTCCGCGTGGAACGTCTAGCGTCCAGCCTGGCCGGCCAGTCCGATGTCGCGGCGACCGGCCTGCGAACACTGGCAGATACTTTCGAGAAGCTCGATGCCCTTCTCTTGGACCGGCCTTGGGTGGTCGGCGATCGCTTTACGCTGTGCGATTCCTATCTTGCCGTATATGTTCGCTGGCTTGACCGCCCGGCTCTGGCATCGCTGGCGGGGCGCTTCGGCAATCTCCGTCGGCATGCGGCGGAGGTCTGGCAGCGGCCTTCGGTTGCGAGCATCATCGATCGGGAGCAGTCACTGAGACGCGGAATCGAAACTTGA
- a CDS encoding dienelactone hydrolase family protein: MLNFQIPVQGDTIGGYITGGSDHPRPGIVLLQEIFGVNDAMRLAADQFAADGFIVLVPDLFAQISPGIELGYSDEERTTAIGYWQQLNEARLQADVTAAICALRSDPGCNGKVAAVGFCLGGKQAIIAAHAGLVDAAVSYYPVQVPEYREMLRDLKCPLQVHVGDSDAHIPEEVQTMLKEALRNMPGHEYHLHEGAGHGFYNSVRAFGYDPEAARRSHHAAVEFIKAAIE, from the coding sequence ATGCTCAACTTCCAAATACCCGTCCAAGGCGACACTATCGGCGGATACATCACTGGTGGGTCGGACCATCCGCGCCCCGGCATCGTCTTGCTGCAGGAGATTTTCGGCGTGAACGACGCGATGCGTCTTGCGGCCGACCAGTTTGCAGCCGATGGCTTCATCGTTCTCGTACCGGACCTTTTCGCCCAGATTTCTCCGGGCATCGAACTCGGCTATTCCGACGAAGAGCGGACGACCGCGATCGGCTACTGGCAGCAATTGAATGAAGCGCGCCTGCAAGCCGACGTCACGGCGGCCATCTGCGCCCTGCGGTCCGATCCCGGCTGCAACGGCAAGGTGGCGGCCGTCGGCTTCTGCCTGGGCGGCAAGCAGGCCATCATCGCAGCCCATGCCGGCCTCGTCGATGCGGCTGTCTCGTATTACCCTGTGCAGGTACCGGAATATCGCGAGATGCTCCGCGATCTGAAATGCCCGCTTCAGGTCCATGTCGGCGACAGCGACGCGCACATTCCAGAAGAGGTACAGACGATGCTGAAAGAAGCGCTGCGCAATATGCCCGGCCATGAGTATCACCTGCATGAAGGCGCGGGTCACGGCTTTTACAATTCGGTTCGAGCCTTCGGCTACGACCCCGAAGCGGCCCGCCGCTCGCATCACGCCGCCGTCGAGTTCATCAAGGCAGCGATTGAATAG
- the pcaF gene encoding 3-oxoadipyl-CoA thiolase yields MPAAFICGGLRTPIGRHGGALAAVRADDLAAVPIRALLAGHPSLDPAAIDDVMLGCANQAGEDNRNVARMAALLAGLPPSVPGVTINRLCASGLDAVAAAARAIVAGEADVVIAGGVESMTRAPFVLGKAAQPWQRSASIEDTSIGWRFVNPAMHAAYGVDSMPETGENVAGQFGISRDDQDGFALRSQQRAGAAAAWHQGEITPVIIPGNKGADAVVVTTDEHPRPATTAEQLARLKPVVRPSGTVTAGNASGINDGAAALLIASEAGITRHGLTPIARILGAASAGVEPRIMGIGPVPATQRLMARLALTIEQFDVIELNEAFASQALATLRQLGVPDDAPHVNPHGGAIALGHPLGMSGARLVLTAAHALAEADGDYALCTMCVGVGQGVALALARV; encoded by the coding sequence GTGCCGGCGGCCTTTATCTGTGGCGGCCTGCGCACGCCCATCGGCCGTCACGGCGGCGCGCTGGCGGCGGTCCGCGCCGACGACCTCGCGGCGGTTCCGATCCGCGCGCTGCTCGCCGGGCACCCATCGCTCGACCCGGCCGCCATCGACGACGTCATGCTGGGCTGCGCCAACCAGGCAGGAGAGGACAATCGCAACGTCGCGCGCATGGCCGCGCTGCTCGCGGGCCTGCCGCCGAGCGTCCCGGGCGTGACGATCAACCGCCTGTGCGCCTCGGGTCTCGACGCGGTCGCAGCGGCGGCGCGCGCGATCGTGGCCGGCGAGGCGGACGTGGTGATCGCCGGGGGCGTCGAATCGATGACCCGAGCACCCTTCGTGCTCGGCAAGGCGGCCCAGCCCTGGCAACGATCGGCCTCGATCGAGGACACCAGCATCGGCTGGCGCTTCGTCAACCCGGCCATGCACGCGGCATATGGCGTCGACTCGATGCCCGAGACCGGCGAGAATGTCGCGGGCCAGTTCGGCATATCGCGTGACGACCAGGACGGCTTCGCCCTGCGCAGCCAGCAGCGCGCCGGTGCGGCGGCAGCCTGGCATCAAGGCGAGATCACGCCGGTCATCATCCCCGGGAACAAGGGTGCGGACGCCGTGGTCGTCACGACCGACGAGCATCCGCGCCCGGCAACGACGGCCGAGCAGCTCGCTCGATTGAAACCCGTCGTCCGCCCCAGCGGCACCGTGACGGCGGGCAACGCGTCGGGCATCAATGATGGCGCGGCCGCGCTGCTCATCGCCAGCGAGGCCGGCATCACGCGCCATGGCTTGACCCCGATCGCGCGGATTCTGGGCGCGGCGTCGGCGGGCGTGGAACCTCGCATCATGGGCATCGGGCCGGTGCCGGCGACGCAGCGGCTGATGGCGCGGCTGGCCCTTACCATCGAGCAGTTCGACGTCATCGAGCTCAACGAGGCATTCGCGTCGCAGGCTCTCGCGACGCTGCGCCAGCTTGGCGTCCCCGACGATGCGCCGCACGTCAATCCGCATGGCGGAGCGATCGCGCTCGGCCATCCGCTCGGCATGTCAGGCGCCCGGCTGGTTCTCACCGCGGCGCACGCACTTGCCGAGGCAGACGGCGATTACGCCCTGTGCACAATGTGCGTGGGGGTCGGACAGGGTGTCGCCTTGGCACTGGCGCGCGTGTGA
- a CDS encoding MBL fold metallo-hydrolase has product MTEAGLGPDRIKTILITHLHIDHVAALWSLLLHRWAMRAQGQLEVVGPPGTRAMVDALARASGPIVEASRALGADAPAIASMVTVTECGADPEQQVTLSAFPSLRIAFARNSHLDADQILDVKRPVSLAYRIDASGWSALFTGDTGPSPAVEALGRNVSLMVAEVVDVDAAMEVVERSMHLKRDDLPGLRTRMAAGHLDAQALGKMATTIAPQLLVISHISPGVSSPSDGSDKRLSAQIARSFSGRTLFAHDLMTIDLQSRRPAH; this is encoded by the coding sequence ATGACAGAGGCCGGTCTCGGGCCGGACAGGATCAAGACGATCCTCATAACTCACCTGCATATTGATCATGTCGCTGCCTTGTGGAGCTTGCTCTTGCATCGCTGGGCCATGCGGGCGCAGGGTCAACTCGAAGTCGTGGGTCCACCTGGAACGCGTGCTATGGTCGATGCACTCGCGCGAGCCAGTGGGCCGATAGTCGAGGCTTCACGAGCGCTCGGGGCCGATGCTCCGGCGATAGCCTCGATGGTTACGGTCACCGAGTGCGGCGCCGACCCTGAGCAGCAAGTTACTTTATCGGCTTTTCCAAGCCTAAGAATCGCATTCGCGCGGAACAGTCATCTCGACGCGGACCAGATTCTGGACGTGAAGAGGCCAGTGTCGCTTGCGTATCGGATTGATGCGTCGGGATGGTCCGCCCTGTTCACGGGCGACACCGGCCCGTCCCCTGCCGTCGAGGCCTTGGGACGCAACGTCAGCCTTATGGTCGCAGAGGTCGTCGACGTCGATGCCGCGATGGAAGTCGTTGAGCGCTCGATGCACCTGAAGCGCGATGACCTCCCGGGACTGCGGACGCGGATGGCGGCTGGCCACTTAGACGCTCAGGCGCTGGGAAAGATGGCCACGACGATCGCGCCGCAATTGCTGGTCATCTCGCACATCTCACCGGGCGTGAGTTCGCCGAGTGATGGGTCCGACAAGCGCTTGTCCGCTCAGATCGCCCGGTCGTTCAGCGGTCGCACCCTTTTCGCACACGATCTCATGACGATCGACCTTCAATCAAGGCGACCTGCCCACTGA
- a CDS encoding maleylacetate reductase: protein MDSFVYEGLPARVIFGHGTLDRVADEAARLGQRVLVVSTPEQTGAAGDLARRLGGLHAATFSGATMHTPVEVTDRAMAVVTDARIDAIVALGGGSTIGLSKAIALRTDLPQLVIPTTYAGSEMTRIIGQTENGLKTTQVTPRVLPETVIYDVDLTLTLPPLMSVTSGLNAMAHAVEALYATNRNPIIDMIAESGIASLYRGLPVVAREPGNLEARANALYGAWLCAICLGATSVALHHKLCHVLGGSFNLPHAETHAIVLPHALAYNAPAVRDAVAAIKRALGGEGIAGKLFDVARDAGAPTALRDLGMPEDGIDRAVEITLANPYDNPRPIDPVLIRRLIANAWAGVRPDHSTYAV from the coding sequence ATGGACAGCTTCGTTTATGAGGGCCTGCCGGCGCGGGTGATCTTCGGGCACGGCACGCTCGACCGGGTGGCGGATGAGGCGGCCCGGCTCGGTCAGCGCGTCCTCGTCGTCTCGACCCCGGAGCAGACCGGCGCGGCCGGCGATCTCGCGAGGCGGCTTGGCGGGCTGCACGCTGCGACCTTCAGCGGCGCGACGATGCACACGCCTGTCGAGGTGACAGACCGCGCCATGGCGGTGGTGACGGACGCACGCATCGACGCCATCGTCGCGCTCGGCGGTGGCTCGACGATCGGCCTCTCCAAGGCGATCGCGCTGCGCACCGACCTGCCGCAGCTGGTCATCCCGACCACCTATGCCGGCTCGGAGATGACGCGGATCATCGGGCAGACCGAGAACGGTCTCAAGACCACCCAGGTGACGCCCAGGGTGCTGCCCGAGACGGTGATCTACGATGTCGATCTCACGCTGACGCTGCCGCCTTTGATGTCGGTGACGAGCGGGCTCAATGCCATGGCCCATGCGGTGGAGGCGCTTTATGCCACCAATCGCAATCCGATCATCGACATGATCGCCGAGTCTGGCATCGCTTCGCTCTATCGCGGGCTGCCGGTGGTGGCGCGGGAGCCGGGCAACCTCGAGGCGCGGGCCAACGCGCTCTATGGCGCCTGGCTGTGCGCGATCTGCCTGGGCGCGACCAGCGTCGCGCTCCACCACAAGCTCTGTCATGTGCTGGGCGGATCGTTCAACCTGCCGCATGCCGAGACGCACGCTATCGTGCTGCCGCACGCGCTCGCCTATAATGCACCGGCGGTGCGCGACGCGGTGGCGGCGATCAAGCGCGCGCTGGGCGGCGAGGGCATTGCCGGCAAGCTGTTCGACGTGGCGCGCGACGCCGGCGCGCCGACGGCGCTCCGCGATCTGGGCATGCCCGAGGACGGGATCGACCGCGCGGTCGAGATCACGCTCGCCAACCCTTACGACAATCCGCGGCCGATCGACCCGGTGCTGATCCGCCGGCTGATCGCCAACGCCTGGGCCGGCGTGCGCCCCGATCATTCGACCTACGCGGTCTGA
- a CDS encoding YciI family protein, protein MHYSIYITDRPDSAADRVPAVEPHRAYIKARAHKILAAGATFADDGKTVRGGNYIVDMTREEVDEFVANDPFTLAGIRESIVIQPWIKACFDRAFLIAVTPPGAPDVNEPLVAD, encoded by the coding sequence ATGCATTATTCGATCTACATTACCGACCGCCCTGACAGCGCAGCCGACCGGGTTCCGGCCGTCGAGCCTCACAGAGCGTATATCAAGGCGCGCGCGCACAAGATCCTGGCAGCAGGCGCCACGTTTGCTGACGACGGCAAGACCGTGCGCGGCGGAAACTATATCGTCGACATGACGCGCGAAGAGGTCGACGAGTTCGTTGCGAACGACCCCTTCACCTTGGCTGGTATCCGCGAAAGCATCGTCATTCAGCCTTGGATCAAGGCCTGCTTCGATCGCGCCTTCCTCATCGCGGTGACACCCCCCGGGGCGCCTGATGTGAACGAGCCACTCGTGGCCGACTGA